Part of the Phaeodactylum tricornutum CCAP 1055/1 chromosome 5, whole genome shotgun sequence genome is shown below.
GGACGTGGTGGATTCCAATATTTCGCGCATCACCCAAATCAATTGGGCTCGGATGAACCTCAACGGCGTTCTGCCTACCGAAGTGGCCGTGTTGGAAGATCTCGTCACGCTAGATCTCGCCGAGAACGACATTGAAGGGACGCTCCCCGAAGGACTTTTTACCCTCAAGGATTTGCGGTTCCTTTATTTGCACGATAACGCGTTCACCGGAACACTCTCGGAGAACTTTTCCGAACTGAGCGCCCTGGAATCGCTCTATTTGGGAGACAACGAATTTTCCGGACCCTTTCCCAAGGGACTGGGCTCGCCCAGTTTAGGGGGAGGCGATGCCAACGTGCGGCCTTTGCGTAAGTTGAAGTATATCGGAGTATGCGTTGTGCAATTGCTTGGACGCGTCTTAGCCTTTTCTAAACACGTGGACACTCCCATCGATACTCACACCATGTCTTTGTACGAATTTTTCTTGCGCCGTTTGTACTGATTAGGTTACTTGAGTTTGTATCGCAACAGCATCACCGGTTCCATTCCGGTCAATATGAACTTGCGGAGGCTCTATCTCTTGGATCTGGGCTACAACGACATGACGGGCACCTTGCCAGCGGACTGGTCAAACGGCGTTAACACCATGAATGCGCTCACATTATT
Proteins encoded:
- a CDS encoding predicted protein, producing the protein MDVVDSNISRITQINWARMNLNGVLPTEVAVLEDLVTLDLAENDIEGTLPEGLFTLKDLRFLYLHDNAITGSIPVNMNLRRLYLLDLGYNDMTGTLPADWSNGVNTMNALTLLYLNHNSFRGTIPSTYPELGNDRLQVYELNDNQLTGEVPGGYVVRNLLQSVEMQNN